In the Drosophila takahashii strain IR98-3 E-12201 chromosome 3R, DtakHiC1v2, whole genome shotgun sequence genome, one interval contains:
- the LOC108056830 gene encoding uridine phosphorylase 1 isoform X2, which produces MSLLITGNSTSLSEEELDEYSDGTVKLRNSNIELMDQDILYHLALGSESHDLQEMFGDVKFVCMGGTPKRMENFAHFIMNEIGYKLPAGTQLQDISAYSYRYSMYKVGPVLCVSHGMGTPSVSILMHEMIKLMYHAKCKDPVFIRIGTCGGVGVDGGTVIITEDALDGQLRNSHEFTILGETIHRPAKLDKKLARELKSLSSADDPYDTIIGKTLCTNDFYEGQGRLDGAFCEFSENDKMAYLDKLRENGVVNIEMESTIFAALTHHAGIKAAVVCVALLNRLNGDQVNAPKEVMHEWQQRPQILVSRYIRKVLTHNGQLKNLFGHQGSIKSPRRFKLVQQESQAHE; this is translated from the exons ATACTCCGATGGCACCGTCAAATTGCGCAACTCAAACATTGAGCTCATGGACCAGGATATCCTATATCATTTGGCGTTGGGCAGCGAGAGCCACGATTTACAGGAGATGTTTGGCGATGTTAAG TTTGTTTGCATGGGTGGCACCCCAAAGCGAATGGAAAACTTTGCCCACTTCATCATGAACGAGATTGGCTACAAGTTGCCAGCGGGCACCCAACTGCAGGACATCAGTGCCTATTCGTACCGCTACTCGATGTACAAAGTGGGACCTGTTCTGTGCGTCAGTCATGGAATGGGAACGCCCTCGGTCAGCATCCTGATGCACGAGATGATCAAGCTGATGTACCACGCCAAGTGCAAGGATCCCGTCTTTATCAGGATAGGCACCTGCGGAGGAGTGGGCGTCGACGGGGGCACTGTTATCATCACCGAGGATGCCCTCGATGGTCAGCTGAGGAATTCCCATGAATTT ACCATTCTGGGCGAGACCATCCATCGCCCTGCGAAGCTGGACAAGAAGCTGGCCCGCGAGCTGAAGTCCCTCTCGAGTGCCGATGATCCATATGACACCATTATTGGCAAGACGCTGTGCACCAACGATTTCTACGAGGGACAGGGCCGCTTGGACGGCGCCTTCTGCGAGTTCAGCGAGAACGACAAGATGGCCTATCTGGATAAGCTGCGCGAGAATGGGGTGGTCAATATCGAGATGGAGAGCACCATTTTCGCGGCCCTGACCCACCATGCTGGGATCAAGGCAGCGGTGGTTTGTGTGGCCCTGCTGAACCGCCTGAATGGCGATCAGGTCAATGCGCCCAAGGAGGTCATGCACGAATGGCAGCAG CGTCCCCAGATCCTCGTGTCGCGCTATATTCGCAAGGTCCTCACACACAATGGGCAGCTAAAGAACCTCTTTGGACACCAGGGATCCATCAAGTCGCCCCGGCGCTTCAAGCTCGTCCAGCAGGAGTCTCAGGCCCACGAGTAA
- the LOC108056833 gene encoding uridine phosphorylase 1, whose product MSENTAKLANPHLDTMPSDFLYHLDINVANTQDTGDIQQRFGDVRVICMGGTASRMRDLALYMRKVLEVSDSSDPVDLCERGHRYAMYKVGPVLCVSHGVGSSTFSVVLHELLKLAKYARCQDPVFLRIGTCGGVGVPPGTVVVTKDAFNGLLRNEHAIAILGKLVVRPAQFSVDVIKDIMEYGADPKDGFQTISANTMGTDCFYEGQGRIDGAICEYTEQDKMDFLKKCHDLGIRNIEMEASMFASVTQKVGVKAGDVCVTIVNRLQGDQVTVTMEQKHEFEQRPFLVVGRYIKKLLQQ is encoded by the exons ATGTCGGAAAA TACTGCCAAGTTGGCCAATCCCCATTTGGATACCATGCCTTCGGATTTTTTGTACCACCTGGATATTAATGTGGCCAATACCCAAGACACTGGTGATATTCAACAGAGATTCGGCGATGTCAGG GTAATCTGCATGGGTGGAACTGCTTCCCGGATGCGGGACTTAGCTTTATATATGCGAAAGGTTTTGGAGGTGTCGGACTCAAGTGATCCAGTGGATTTGTGCGAACGTGGGCATCGCTATGCCATGTATAAAGTGGGTCCGGTGTTGTGCGTGAGTCACGGCGTTGGATCCTCGACTTTCAGTGTGGTTCTTCATGAGCTTCTCAAGCTGGCCAAGTATGCCCGCTGCCAGGATCCCGTCTTCCTGCGAATCGGCACCTGCGGAGGAGTGGGAGTTCCACCTGGTACAGTGGTGGTCACCAAGGATGCATTTAACGGTCTGCTGCGCAACGAGCATGCAATC GCAATTCTTGGAAAACTAGTGGTGCGACCGGCTCAGTTTTCCGTGGATGTGATCAAGGATATTATGGAATATGGTGCTGATCCCAAGGACGGTTTTCAGACCATAAGTGCCAATACAATGGGAACAGATTGCTTTTACGAGG GTCAGGGACGCATCGACGGAGCAATATGCGAATATACGGAGCAGGATAAGATGGACTTCCTGAAAAAGTGCCATGATCTGGGAATCCGGAACATTGAGATGGAGGCCAGCATGTTCGCCTCCGTGACCCAAAAAGTTGGTGTGAAGGCGGGCGATGTCTGCGTGACCATTGTAAACCGCCTTCAAGGGGATCAG GTTACCGTCACCATGGAACAGAAGCACGAATTCGAGCAGCGTCCCTTTCTGGTGGTTGGTCGCTATATTAAGAAACTACTGCAGCAGTGA
- the Spag1 gene encoding sperm-associated antigen 1 isoform X1 encodes METENKKSLLEKFGIPIHHLDFAYVEKCTNGREMEKIVQILRSGQEGFYPDLLRVSEEKLKQLKPDSRLFRYEEQIKHSNVLDPKELKPILDWTDAVKSKDSALNELKKSKQKLDLPSVRKLSKIELEKQSTEPKKPVAKAESQPKAKVKDDRIRSTDYRKWDKYDPDEEILRMDLAEERNNEQAEQKISAYQKSTKENELENENASMYERLQTQLKNLSQLEREQFAERHRFKGNEYFKAKEYANAIEEYNCSILYDPENAVHAYNNRAVSHIKLKKYFSAVTDCQACLQLDPQNIKAHLRMADALNADGKHLESLSVYKKLLELEPENSIAKKAVEHLTSLLGEVAPDNATRLIIEELDPPEIKTSESKKKAVVKKTPSEVKKEQPPKDYDLAELIKPNRIIKNNLVSAAEALGNKFQAPKGTVASQKPSPPTSTPQESMLRLPQDNLNTSNKLLIQEI; translated from the exons ATGgaaaccgaaaataaaaaatctctATTAGAGAAATTTGGTATACCTATTCACCATTTGGACTTTGCTTACGTGGAAAAGTGTACAAATGGACGGGAAATGGAGAAAATCGTGCAAATCCTGCGCTCCGGCCAAGAAGGTTTCTATCCAGATTTGTTAAGAGTTTCGGAGGAGAAACTTAAGCAACTGAAACCAGACAGTAGACTATTTCGCTACGAGGAACAGATTAAGCACAGTAATGTCTTGGACCCAAAAGAACTAAAACCCATCCTG GATTGGACTGATGCCGTTAAATCGAAGGACAGTGCTCTAAACGAGCTGAAAAAGTCGAAACAAAAATTGGATCTTCCGTCTGTACGCAAACTATCGAAAATCGAGTTGGAAAAACAGAGCACTGAGCCAAAAAAGCCTGTGGCAAAAGCAGAATCTCAGCCCAAGGCCAAGGTCAAGGATGATAGGATTAGATCGACAGACTACCGCAAATGGGATAAATACGATCCCGATGAGGAGATACTGCGCATGGATCTGGCTGAAGAACGCAACAATGAGCAGGCCGAGCAGAAGATTTCCGCTTACCAGAAATCGACTAAAGAAAATGAGTTGGAAAACGAAAATGCTTCCATGTATGAACGCCTTCAAACGCAGTTGAAGAACCTAAGCCAACTGGAGCGGGAACAATTCGCAGAGAG ACATCGTTTCAAAGGAAATGAGTACTTCAAAGCCAAGGAATACGCCAATGCCATTGAGGAATACAACTGCTCTATTCTATACGATCCTGAAAACGCCGTTCATGCCTACAATAATCGCGCTGTATCTC ATatcaaattaaagaaatacttTTCAGCTGTAACGGATTGTCAGGCCTGCTTGCAGTTGGACCCACAGAACATCAAGGCCCATCTCCGCATGGCCGATGCTCTAAATGCCGATGGAAAACATCTTGAG TCCTTGTCTGTGTACAAAAAACTGCTAGAATTGGAGCCAGAAAATAGCATTGCCAAGAAAGCCGTGGAGCATCTAACTTCTTTGCTGGGCGAAGTGGCTCCGGATAATGCCACACGTTTGATCATTGAGGAACTCGATCCGCCGGAGATAAAGACTTCCGAATCCAAGAAAAAAGCGGTGGTTAAAAAAACACCATCTGAGGTAAAGAAAGAGCAGCCCCCGAAGGATTACGATCTGGCCGAGTTGATCAAACCGAATcgcattattaaaaacaatttggtCTCAGCCGCCGAGGCCTTGGGCAATAAGTTCCAGGCTCCCAAGGGCACTGTTGCTTCCCAGAAGCCATCACCTCCCACTTCAACCCCACAAGAATCCATGTTGCGTTTGCCACAGGACAACCTCAACACCAGCAATAAGTTGCTAATCCAGGAGATTTAA
- the Spag1 gene encoding sperm-associated antigen 1 isoform X2 codes for METENKKSLLEKFGIPIHHLDFAYVEKCTNGREMEKIVQILRSGQEGFYPDLLRVSEEKLKQLKPDSRLFRYEEQIKHSINFMRQFKDWTDAVKSKDSALNELKKSKQKLDLPSVRKLSKIELEKQSTEPKKPVAKAESQPKAKVKDDRIRSTDYRKWDKYDPDEEILRMDLAEERNNEQAEQKISAYQKSTKENELENENASMYERLQTQLKNLSQLEREQFAERHRFKGNEYFKAKEYANAIEEYNCSILYDPENAVHAYNNRAVSHIKLKKYFSAVTDCQACLQLDPQNIKAHLRMADALNADGKHLESLSVYKKLLELEPENSIAKKAVEHLTSLLGEVAPDNATRLIIEELDPPEIKTSESKKKAVVKKTPSEVKKEQPPKDYDLAELIKPNRIIKNNLVSAAEALGNKFQAPKGTVASQKPSPPTSTPQESMLRLPQDNLNTSNKLLIQEI; via the exons ATGgaaaccgaaaataaaaaatctctATTAGAGAAATTTGGTATACCTATTCACCATTTGGACTTTGCTTACGTGGAAAAGTGTACAAATGGACGGGAAATGGAGAAAATCGTGCAAATCCTGCGCTCCGGCCAAGAAGGTTTCTATCCAGATTTGTTAAGAGTTTCGGAGGAGAAACTTAAGCAACTGAAACCAGACAGTAGACTATTTCGCTACGAGGAACAGATTAAGCACA gtaTAAACTTTATGAGACAATTTAAGGATTGGACTGATGCCGTTAAATCGAAGGACAGTGCTCTAAACGAGCTGAAAAAGTCGAAACAAAAATTGGATCTTCCGTCTGTACGCAAACTATCGAAAATCGAGTTGGAAAAACAGAGCACTGAGCCAAAAAAGCCTGTGGCAAAAGCAGAATCTCAGCCCAAGGCCAAGGTCAAGGATGATAGGATTAGATCGACAGACTACCGCAAATGGGATAAATACGATCCCGATGAGGAGATACTGCGCATGGATCTGGCTGAAGAACGCAACAATGAGCAGGCCGAGCAGAAGATTTCCGCTTACCAGAAATCGACTAAAGAAAATGAGTTGGAAAACGAAAATGCTTCCATGTATGAACGCCTTCAAACGCAGTTGAAGAACCTAAGCCAACTGGAGCGGGAACAATTCGCAGAGAG ACATCGTTTCAAAGGAAATGAGTACTTCAAAGCCAAGGAATACGCCAATGCCATTGAGGAATACAACTGCTCTATTCTATACGATCCTGAAAACGCCGTTCATGCCTACAATAATCGCGCTGTATCTC ATatcaaattaaagaaatacttTTCAGCTGTAACGGATTGTCAGGCCTGCTTGCAGTTGGACCCACAGAACATCAAGGCCCATCTCCGCATGGCCGATGCTCTAAATGCCGATGGAAAACATCTTGAG TCCTTGTCTGTGTACAAAAAACTGCTAGAATTGGAGCCAGAAAATAGCATTGCCAAGAAAGCCGTGGAGCATCTAACTTCTTTGCTGGGCGAAGTGGCTCCGGATAATGCCACACGTTTGATCATTGAGGAACTCGATCCGCCGGAGATAAAGACTTCCGAATCCAAGAAAAAAGCGGTGGTTAAAAAAACACCATCTGAGGTAAAGAAAGAGCAGCCCCCGAAGGATTACGATCTGGCCGAGTTGATCAAACCGAATcgcattattaaaaacaatttggtCTCAGCCGCCGAGGCCTTGGGCAATAAGTTCCAGGCTCCCAAGGGCACTGTTGCTTCCCAGAAGCCATCACCTCCCACTTCAACCCCACAAGAATCCATGTTGCGTTTGCCACAGGACAACCTCAACACCAGCAATAAGTTGCTAATCCAGGAGATTTAA
- the LOC108056808 gene encoding uncharacterized protein gives MLSRRKWTGSEEDRFIDIWVHNLHLFVPGKKLTNVYTELELYYRDVGIEVTAQGVKSKMETLKRKYFTMLHSDDDSSTWKHFDTMAHIVNSSIKDSKDTEWKDYTKPPKEPPKPSRKTCSSVYMDDGSQPESEYEGTFNSVFVDESSPHLFNEEEKPKVKRRRRRLKNNNINITSKPGGKRRVWQTADECKFVDVWRKYGSDLQSDRRKKMDVYKDMHWDLDKIGISISPNDIKSKIESLIRVFRAHQYSDGDKSEWIHYKKISQTLNPTESHYEATEEPNGCSSSEEVSDSEWFKEMELKPETNTCSNPSNDSVVNEFDGSIQAETKICTDPPNSNSSVVNQFEGSIDHYSHDSDSSIEFSMVDPDPDPRLCQVSIEILDQEEETKPIKMFDEELLEQEEPIKTFQSPPEEKLKAAEEFSKFVTKELAVLNDDLLIEAKRQIYNVICALQMKQNKVNKKS, from the exons A TGCTCTCCAGACGCAAGTGGACAGGATCTGAGGAGGACAGATTCATCGACATATGGGTGCACAACCTGCATCTATTTGTGCCCGGCAAGAAACTGACGAACGTCTACACGGAGCTGGAGCTGTATTATCGGGATGTCGGCATAGAAGTCACCGCCCAAGGTGTCAAGTCCAAAATGGAGACACTGAAGCGAAAATATTTCAC TATGCTGCACTCCGACGATGATTCGAGTACCTGGAAACACTTCGATACGATGGCCCATATAGTAAATAGTTCAATCAAAGACTCCAAAGATACAGAATGGAAGGACTATACGAAGCCACCAAAAGAGCCACCAAAGCCCTCTC gCAAAACGTGTTCCTCTGTTTATATGGACGATGGCTCACAACCCGAAAGCGAATACG AGGGAACGTTTAACTCGGTCTTCGTAGACGAAAGTTCTCCGCACCTTTTTAATGAAGAGGAAAAACCCAAAGTCAAGAGACGAAGGCgaagattaaaaaataataatattaatattacgaGCAAGCCTGGAGGAAAACGTAGAGTATGGCAGACGGCGGATGAATGCAAATTCGTTGATGTCTGGAGAAAGTATGGCAGTGATTTACAAAGCGATaggcggaaaaaaatggatgttTATAAGGATATGCATTGGGACCTTGACAAGATTGGTATTAGTATATCGCCAAATGATATCAAGTCCAAAATTGAATCCCTTATTCGCGTCTTTAG AGCTCATCAATATTCTGACGGCGACAAGTCCGAATGGATTcactataaaaaaatatctcaGACTCTTAATCCTACAGAAAGCCACTACGAAGCTACAGAAGAGCCCAATGGCTGCAGCAGCTCCGAAGAAGTTTCAGATTCAGAATGGTTCAAGGAAATGGAGCTAAAACCCGAAACCAACACCTGCAGCAATCCCTCAAATGACTCTGTTGTCAATGAATTCGATGGTAGTATTCAGGCAGAAACTAAGATCTGCACCGATCCACCGAATTCAAACTCCTCTGTTGTCAATCAGTTCGAAGGTAGTATTGACCACTACTCTCACGATTCCGATTCCAGCATAGAATTTTCTATGGttgatcctgatcctgatccgAGACTCTGCCAAGTGTCTATTGAGATATTAGACCAAGAAGAGGAGACTAAGCCTATTAAAATGTTCGATGAAGAACTATTGGAACAAGAAGAGCCGATCAAGACGTTTCAATCCCCTCCtgaggaaaaactaaaagcaGCTGAAGAGTTTAGCAAATTTGTAACAAAAGAGTTGGCCGTCTTGAATGATGATTTGCTAATCGAAGCAAAGCGCCAAATTTACAATGTTATATGTGCCctgcaaatgaaacaaaataaagttaataaaaaatcgtAA